A window of the Glaciimonas sp. CA11.2 genome harbors these coding sequences:
- a CDS encoding enoyl-CoA hydratase/isomerase family protein, with amino-acid sequence MAIDFEVSDDGIALITINRPERLNAMDIDHYQGLSRAWCTVRDDPAIRVAIITGAGERSFTTGADIKSFVTAPAGISEMWLTQRDQLLNRGLEVWKPVVSAINGYCLGGGMTLMMATDIRLAAPHATFSLAEVKRGLIPGNGGTQRVLDQLPYPIAMEMLLTGDGIDAVAAERWGLINKIVPLESLLSTAYDYARRIAINAPLAVQAAKELAVRSIDMDLATGLRMEAVINRMLQTTEDAKEGPEAFSARRTPNFKGK; translated from the coding sequence ATGGCGATTGACTTTGAAGTATCAGATGATGGTATCGCGCTCATTACGATCAATCGTCCTGAGCGACTTAACGCCATGGATATTGATCATTATCAAGGATTATCACGTGCCTGGTGCACCGTGCGTGATGATCCGGCGATCCGGGTCGCCATCATCACAGGGGCGGGCGAACGTTCGTTTACTACCGGTGCGGATATCAAGAGTTTCGTCACCGCTCCGGCAGGTATTTCCGAAATGTGGCTGACGCAACGTGATCAGTTGCTCAATCGTGGCTTGGAAGTATGGAAACCCGTTGTGTCCGCAATCAACGGCTATTGTCTCGGGGGCGGTATGACGCTCATGATGGCGACCGACATCCGGCTCGCTGCGCCGCATGCGACGTTTAGTCTGGCCGAAGTAAAACGCGGCCTGATTCCCGGTAACGGTGGTACACAACGCGTGCTGGACCAACTGCCTTATCCCATCGCCATGGAAATGTTACTCACCGGCGATGGCATCGACGCCGTAGCGGCTGAACGTTGGGGGTTGATCAACAAGATCGTACCGTTGGAGTCGCTTCTAAGCACAGCATACGACTATGCGCGGCGCATCGCCATCAATGCGCCGCTGGCAGTGCAGGCGGCGAAAGAGCTCGCGGTGCGAAGCATTGACATGGATTTGGCGACCGGGTTGCGGATGGAAGCGGTCATCAATCGCATGTTACAGACTACCGAGGATGCGAAAGAGGGTCCTGAAGCCTTTAGCGCACGTCGAACACCGAACTTTAAAGGGAAGTGA
- a CDS encoding thiolase family protein: MREKAVIAGIGQTAFGKLEGRSTLSMNVEAVSKALTDAGIDKSMVDGLFVKCPTSRFEMMYAQKLAESMGIMPRIGGVWDQGGASSAGMIGYAAMAIEAGQCEIALVCLADNPKTGSRQAYEKAWGDDGLYGWFGTPAGYAMIARRHMGEFGTTSDQLGAIAVACRKHGAANPHAQLRKPLTLDQYRESKMIAAPLRRDDCCLVSDGGAAVVVMSAERARQLGVPKPVPILGFGQGQTSWEVEQRPDLTSTEAVISARAAFKMAGLSPKDIDVAQIYDCFTITALMTLEDYGFCAKGEGGHFVEDGRIEIGGDLPINTAGGLLSETGMPGMQLVLEGVRQMRGDASTQVKNARTCAISNQGGIMHTHSTLILGQ, encoded by the coding sequence ATGCGGGAAAAAGCAGTGATTGCAGGAATCGGACAAACCGCATTTGGCAAGCTGGAAGGACGCAGCACGCTATCGATGAATGTAGAAGCGGTAAGCAAAGCGCTGACAGATGCCGGAATCGATAAAAGTATGGTTGATGGCCTGTTCGTAAAGTGTCCGACATCACGGTTTGAGATGATGTACGCACAAAAACTCGCCGAATCAATGGGCATCATGCCGCGTATCGGCGGCGTATGGGATCAGGGTGGCGCATCGAGCGCAGGAATGATCGGTTATGCCGCGATGGCAATCGAAGCTGGACAGTGTGAAATTGCGTTGGTATGTCTTGCCGACAATCCAAAAACCGGATCACGCCAGGCATATGAAAAGGCCTGGGGCGATGACGGTCTGTATGGTTGGTTCGGTACGCCAGCAGGTTACGCGATGATTGCACGTCGCCATATGGGCGAGTTTGGGACGACTAGCGATCAACTGGGTGCGATTGCTGTGGCATGTCGCAAACATGGCGCAGCCAATCCACACGCGCAATTACGCAAACCGTTAACGCTGGATCAATACCGCGAGTCGAAGATGATTGCCGCACCGTTACGGCGTGACGATTGTTGTCTGGTCTCCGATGGTGGCGCGGCAGTCGTGGTGATGAGTGCCGAGCGTGCGCGTCAGTTGGGTGTTCCAAAGCCGGTCCCTATCCTGGGATTTGGACAAGGCCAGACCTCATGGGAAGTCGAACAGCGTCCAGATCTGACCTCAACCGAGGCGGTGATCTCGGCAAGGGCTGCGTTCAAGATGGCAGGATTGTCACCGAAGGATATCGATGTCGCGCAAATTTACGATTGCTTCACCATCACCGCGCTGATGACATTGGAAGACTACGGCTTCTGTGCCAAGGGCGAGGGCGGTCATTTTGTTGAAGATGGACGGATTGAAATCGGCGGTGATTTACCGATCAATACCGCGGGCGGATTGTTGTCGGAAACCGGCATGCCCGGCATGCAGTTGGTGCTCGAGGGCGTGCGCCAGATGCGGGGTGATGCATCGACGCAGGTCAAGAATGCACGCACCTGTGCGATTAGCAATCAGGGCGGGATCATGCACACGCACTCGACTTTGATACTTGGACAATGA
- a CDS encoding CoA transferase, producing MSGHYPLEGVTVIDLGQIYNGPYCTFMMAMAGAKIIKIEAKGGEHLRRRGVVGGAALPFAMLNSNKTFATLNLKSERGRVLLKKMVRRGDVLVENFSPGAMERLGLGYDVMREVNPRLIYGAGSGYGRTGPNKDYPAMDLTVQAMAGIMTVTGYPDRPPVKAGPAMCDFFGGVHLYGAIMTALYEREKTGVGRLVEVSMQEAVYASLSSNLGLHYSMGETVAPRTGNRHGGLAEAPYNVYPTTDGYIAIICVGESHWKSLLSVMKRDDLQTDPRYADLLHRVENIDAIDELVSTFTSGYSKQALFELLMEYGVPCAPVRNLTEVVNDPHMHARRALEWVEHPLYGRVCLPNSPLRFDGVEPMEIKPSGELGRDNHAVYSDWLGLSDAEIQQLIEEEVI from the coding sequence ATGAGCGGCCACTATCCACTGGAAGGCGTCACCGTTATCGATCTTGGTCAAATTTATAACGGCCCGTATTGCACGTTCATGATGGCGATGGCAGGTGCAAAGATCATCAAAATTGAAGCAAAGGGTGGTGAACATTTACGCCGCCGTGGCGTAGTTGGCGGCGCGGCATTGCCGTTCGCCATGCTCAACTCAAACAAAACGTTTGCCACCTTAAATTTGAAATCCGAACGTGGTCGTGTACTGTTAAAAAAGATGGTGCGCCGTGGCGATGTATTGGTTGAAAATTTCTCGCCCGGTGCGATGGAGCGGCTTGGCCTTGGCTACGACGTTATGCGCGAAGTCAATCCTCGCTTGATTTACGGTGCCGGTTCCGGTTATGGCCGTACTGGTCCGAATAAAGACTATCCGGCCATGGATTTGACCGTTCAGGCGATGGCGGGGATTATGACAGTGACCGGATATCCGGATCGACCGCCGGTCAAGGCTGGCCCCGCGATGTGTGATTTTTTTGGTGGCGTGCATTTGTACGGCGCAATCATGACCGCACTTTATGAACGTGAAAAAACTGGCGTCGGCAGATTGGTTGAAGTTTCGATGCAAGAAGCGGTATATGCATCGCTCAGTTCCAACCTTGGTCTACATTACAGCATGGGCGAAACGGTCGCGCCGCGCACGGGTAACCGGCACGGTGGTCTGGCCGAAGCGCCGTATAACGTCTATCCAACCACTGACGGCTATATAGCGATTATTTGTGTCGGCGAGTCGCACTGGAAATCGCTCCTCAGTGTCATGAAGCGTGACGATTTGCAGACCGATCCACGCTATGCGGATTTACTTCATCGCGTGGAAAATATAGATGCCATAGACGAACTGGTCAGCACGTTCACCTCGGGTTATTCGAAACAGGCGTTGTTCGAATTGTTGATGGAGTATGGCGTTCCCTGTGCGCCGGTACGCAATCTTACGGAGGTCGTTAATGACCCGCATATGCATGCGCGGCGTGCGTTGGAATGGGTTGAGCATCCTCTGTACGGACGCGTCTGTTTGCCCAATTCGCCGCTACGCTTCGACGGTGTGGAGCCCATGGAAATCAAGCCAAGCGGCGAACTTGGTCGTGACAATCACGCCGTGTATTCCGATTGGCTTGGACTCAGCGATGCCGAAATCCAGCAACTGATCGAAGAAGAGGTGATTTGA
- a CDS encoding acyl-CoA dehydrogenase family protein, protein MDRTGSWELPEELRMLRDTVRRFMVQEVKPIEDKLEHDAYTLEPEPLKALQSKARELGLWCLETPAEHGGAGLNLLAQCVVAEETSKCRMGAYIAGCGAFGFDPPNVIWKGTDEQINKFGRANVASGDKAFVAISEASGGSDPGRSITTRAERKGDRYILNGTKLWISGAGQANWGIVFARVGESKGREGITSFIVEKNKPGISLQRIPVIRSYSPYEVHFQDYEVPVENRLGEEGQGFALAEDWLVHGRVPYAAATIGIAQAALDLAVAWAKQRKTFGSHLADKQAIQWMIADSEVELRAARLMVYQAAWNGDLGRDIKVDASVAKLYGTEAAGRVVDRCIQIFGGLGVAQEMPLERWYRELRIKRIGEGPSEVHRMVIARELLGSKRGES, encoded by the coding sequence ATGGATAGGACAGGGAGTTGGGAACTACCGGAAGAACTGAGAATGCTCAGGGATACCGTGCGTCGTTTTATGGTGCAGGAAGTGAAACCGATTGAAGACAAGCTGGAGCACGATGCCTATACGCTGGAGCCTGAACCGCTTAAAGCCTTGCAGAGTAAAGCCCGCGAACTTGGGTTGTGGTGTCTGGAAACGCCTGCGGAACACGGCGGCGCTGGCTTGAATCTACTTGCACAATGCGTAGTGGCTGAGGAAACCTCCAAGTGTCGCATGGGCGCTTATATTGCTGGCTGCGGTGCGTTCGGTTTCGATCCTCCGAACGTGATCTGGAAGGGAACCGACGAACAAATTAACAAATTTGGTCGTGCTAATGTCGCCTCTGGCGACAAGGCTTTCGTTGCCATCAGCGAGGCCAGTGGCGGCTCAGATCCGGGCCGGTCCATTACAACGCGTGCTGAACGTAAAGGGGATCGTTATATTCTCAATGGTACCAAGTTATGGATATCCGGCGCAGGGCAGGCCAACTGGGGCATTGTATTTGCTCGAGTTGGAGAAAGCAAAGGCCGCGAGGGGATCACCAGCTTTATTGTAGAGAAAAATAAGCCGGGTATTTCGTTACAGCGGATTCCGGTGATTCGTTCATATTCGCCGTATGAAGTGCACTTTCAGGATTATGAAGTGCCGGTCGAAAATCGGCTGGGTGAAGAAGGGCAAGGCTTTGCGCTGGCTGAGGATTGGTTGGTACATGGCCGCGTGCCGTACGCAGCGGCGACGATCGGCATTGCGCAAGCCGCGCTCGATCTGGCGGTCGCATGGGCCAAACAGCGCAAAACATTCGGTAGCCATCTGGCGGATAAACAAGCCATTCAATGGATGATCGCCGACTCCGAGGTGGAACTGCGTGCCGCGCGATTGATGGTCTATCAGGCCGCTTGGAATGGCGATTTAGGGCGTGACATTAAGGTCGATGCGTCGGTTGCCAAGCTATATGGAACGGAGGCGGCAGGCCGAGTGGTTGATCGCTGCATCCAGATTTTTGGTGGTCTCGGTGTTGCGCAAGAAATGCCGCTTGAGCGTTGGTATCGTGAACTGCGCATCAAGCGTATCGGCGAAGGGCCATCCGAAGTCCATCGCATGGTGATTGCACGTGAACTGCTTGGCAGTAAGCGCGGGGAGTCCTGA